The following coding sequences are from one Triticum aestivum cultivar Chinese Spring chromosome 5A, IWGSC CS RefSeq v2.1, whole genome shotgun sequence window:
- the LOC123104204 gene encoding 3-hydroxy-3-methylglutaryl-coenzyme A reductase 3, whose product MAVEVRRATPPRGGARPGEGRGARVQAGDALPLPIRHTNLIFSALFAASLAYLMRRWREKIRSSTPLHVVGLTEIFAICGLVASLIYLLSFFGIAFVQSVVSNSDDEDEDFLIASAQPKPAPAPAVPAQCALLQSAGPAPEVMPEEDEEIVSQVVAGKIPSYVLETKLGDCRRAAGIRRESLRRITGREINGLPLDGFDYASILGQCCEMPVGYVQLPVGVVGPLLLDGRRLYVPMATTEGCLVASTNRGCKAIAESGGASSVVFRDGMSRAPVARFPTARRAAELMRFLENPDNFDTLSVVFSRSTRFGRLQGVKCALAGRNLYMRFTCSTGDAMGMNMISKGVQHVLDYLEEDFPDMDVVSISGNFCSDKKSAAVNWIEGRGKSVVCEAIIREDVVEKVLKTNVQSLVELNVIKNLAGSAVAGALGGFNAHASNIVSAIFIATGQDPAQNVESSQCITMLEAVNGGRDLHISVTMPSIEVGTVGGGTQLASQSACLDLLGVKGANRESPGSNARLLATVVAGAVLAGELSLISAQAAGHLVQSHMKYNRSRKDMSNSAAC is encoded by the exons ATGGCCGTGGAGGTTCGCCGCGCGACGCCGCCGCGCGGGGGCGCGCGCCCCGGGGAAGGGAGGGGGGCGCGGGTGCAGGCCGGCGACGCGCTGCCGCTGCCGATCCGCCACACCAACCTCATCTTCTCCGCGCTCTTCGCCGCCTCGCTCGCCTACCTGATGCGCCGCTGGCGCGAGAAGATCCGCTCCTCCACGCCGCTCCACGTCGTGGGGCTCACCGAGATCTTCGCCATCTGCGGCCTCGTCGCCTCGCTCATCTACCTCCTCAGCTTCTTCGGCATCGCCTTCGTCCAGTCCGTCGTCTccaacagcgacgacgaggacgaggacttCCTCATCGCCTCCGCCCAGCCCaagcccgcccccgcccccgcggtCCCCGCGCAGTGTGCGCTGCTGCAGAGCGCCGGCCCCGCGCCCGAGGTAAtgccggaggaggacgaggagatcgTTTCCCAGGTCGTTGCCGGGAAGATCCCCTCGTACGTTCTGGAGACGAAGTTGGGCGACTGCCGCCGGGCCGCCGGGATCCGCCGCGAGTCGCTGCGCAGGATCACGGGGAGGGAGATCAACGGCCTCCCGCTCGACGGCTTCGACTACGCCTCCATTCTCGGCCAGTGCTGCGAGATGCCCGTGGGGTACGTGCAGCTGCCGGTGGGTGTCGTCGGGCCGCTCCTCCTCGACGGCCGCCGGCTCTACGTCCCGATGGCCACCACCGAGGGCTGCCTCGTCGCCAGCACCAACCGTGGATGCAAGGCCATTGCCGAGTCTGGCGGTGCCTCCAGCGTCGTGTTCCGTGACGGGATGAGCCGCGCCCCCGTCGCCAGGTTCCCAACCGCCCGCCGAGCCGCCGAGCTCATGAGGTTCTTGGAGAACCCGGACAATTTCGACACTCTGTCTGTGGTCTTTAGCAG ATCAACGAGGTTTGGAAGGCTGCAGGGGGTCAAATGCGCGTTGGCAGGGAGGAACCTGTACATGAGGTTCACCTGCAGCACTGGTGATGCCATGGGGATGAACATGATCTCCAAGGGCGTGCAACATGTGCTGGACTATCTAGAGGAGGATTTCCCTGATATGGATGTCGTCAGCATCTCAG GCAATTTTTGTTCTGACAAGAAATCAGCTGCTGTAAATTGGATTGAGGGGCGTGGTAAGTCTGTGGTTTGCGAGGCAATAATCAGAGAGGACGTTGTGGAGAAGGTTCTCAAGACCAACGTTCAGTCACTCGTCGAGTTGAATGTGATCAAGAACCTTGCTGGTTCAGCTGTTGCTGGAGCTCTTGGGGGTTTCAATGCCCACGCAAGCAACATTGTATCAGCTATCTTCATTGCCACTGGTCAGGATCCTGCACAAAATGTTGAGAGCTCACAGTGTATCACGATGTTGGAAGCTGTAAATGGTGGCAGAGACCTTCACATCTCCGTTACTATGCCATCCATTGAG GTGGGCACAGTTGGTGGAGGCACGCAGCTGGCCTCACAGTCGGCCTGCTTGGACCTACTGGGCGTCAAAGGCGCCAACAGGGAATCCCCGGGATCGAATGCTAGGCTGCTCGCCACGGTGGTGGCTGGTGCGGTCCTGGCTGGCGAGCTGTCCCTCATCTCTGCTCAGGCAGCCGGCCATCTGGTCCAGAGTCACATGAAATACAACAGATCCAGGAAGGATATGTCCAATTCCGCCGCTTGCTGA